The following proteins come from a genomic window of Euwallacea fornicatus isolate EFF26 chromosome 9, ASM4011564v1, whole genome shotgun sequence:
- the LOC136341282 gene encoding uncharacterized protein isoform X2, whose translation MLDATGRRNAPLSRNMSLEKYLTSLFFMLTLLTMVPTKGEGLANICLNINDILSLNFMPGTLLERIGTDFIESNETTLTNDINKPGMVLDGSFKNALQTMNFHRSMMNQYLCRNYMANQIVSDITNRTTFKRRMSNVDGETMNQASVETENLQKNFLLDQGSLTYQEWLRKHYSQMDEEPIKKSDEDADVTKTLNTNQADRDFHGISYDPADYIINHEGVLPHFSYPPQHSIIDKKFSKDEKLADVFEVALTALAYLSFGIFIVHLIMSISAVRNPQMTTLNSRIVVVYPRSPALYHSYESDESSPGSSFTTEEYINSYEEDPQPRTSSDSSVANELAKRLLTILDSALIAARDKGRCFKRAICSAAKYSRDLHGNSKLFMGFLSFGASWLSDKISEKALAKSEGLQAAILGLGDASCDMIYVCGGF comes from the exons ATGCTTGATGCCACTGGTCGAAGAAACGCTCCTTTAAGTCGTAATATGTCACTAGAAAAGTATTTAACAAgtctattttttatgttaactTTGTTAACGATGGTGCCCACGAAAGGCGAAGGCCTTGcaaacatttgtttaaatatcaaCGACATTCTGTCGCTAAATTTTATGCCTGGAACACTTCTTGAAAGAATCGGGACTGACTTCATTGAGTCAAATGAAACAACCCTTACTAACGATATTAACAAACCAGGTATGGTACTTGATGGGAGCTTCAAAAATGCTCTGCAGACCATGAATTTTCACAG ATCAATGATGAACCAGTATCTCTGCAGAAATTACATGGCTAATCAAATAGTGTCAGACATCACAAACAGGACCACTTTTAAACGCAGGATGAGTAATGTAGATGGCGAAACAATGAATCAAGCGTCAGTTGAAACCGAGAATCTACAGAAGAACTTTTTGTTAGATCAAGGATCTTTAACTTATCAGGAATGGCTCCGCAA GCACTATAGTCAAATGGATGAAGAACCAATCAAGAAAAGTGATGAAGACGCAGATGTAACGAAGACCCTAAACACTAATCAGGCTGATAGGGATTTTCATGGAATTTCATATGATCCTGCAG ATTATATTATAAACCACGAAGGAGTACTACCGCATTTTTCTTACCCGCCTCAACATTCAATCATCgacaaaaagttttcaaaggaCGAAAAACTGGCGGACGTTTTTGAAGTAGCTCTTACCGCCTTGGCTTACCTCTCGTTCGGCATCTTCATTGTACATTTGATCATGAGTATATCTGCAGTG AGAAACCCTCAAATGACCACTTTAAACTCCAGAATAGTGGTTGTATATCCTAGATCTCCAGCTTTATATC ATTCGTATGAATCCGACGAATCGTCCCCTGGTTCCTCCTTTACTACTGAGGAATACATTAACAG ttATGAGGAAGATCCACAACCAAGAACCTCCTCTGATTCTTCAGTGGCAAACGAACTCGCCAAACGATTACTCACCATATTAGATTCGGCTTTAATAGCTGCAAGAGACAAAGGCCGGTGTTTTAAAAGAGCCATCTGCAGCGCAGCTAAATATTCCAGAGATTTGCATGGAAATAGCAAATTATTTATGGGATTTTTGAG CTTTGGGGCCAGTTGGCTGTCAGACAAAATTTCAGAGAAAGCTTTGGCTAAAAGTGAAGGATTACAGGCAGCTATTCTTGGACTAGGGGATGCCAGTTGTGACATGATTTATGTTTGCGGAGGTTTTTAG
- the LOC136341282 gene encoding uncharacterized protein isoform X1 has product MLDATGRRNAPLSRNMSLEKYLTSLFFMLTLLTMVPTKGEGLANICLNINDILSLNFMPGTLLERIGTDFIESNETTLTNDINKPGMVLDGSFKNALQTMNFHRSMMNQYLCRNYMANQIVSDITNRTTFKRRMSNVDGETMNQASVETENLQKNFLLDQGSLTYQEWLRKSATLEDIFRHYSQMDEEPIKKSDEDADVTKTLNTNQADRDFHGISYDPADYIINHEGVLPHFSYPPQHSIIDKKFSKDEKLADVFEVALTALAYLSFGIFIVHLIMSISAVRNPQMTTLNSRIVVVYPRSPALYHSYESDESSPGSSFTTEEYINSYEEDPQPRTSSDSSVANELAKRLLTILDSALIAARDKGRCFKRAICSAAKYSRDLHGNSKLFMGFLSFGASWLSDKISEKALAKSEGLQAAILGLGDASCDMIYVCGGF; this is encoded by the exons ATGCTTGATGCCACTGGTCGAAGAAACGCTCCTTTAAGTCGTAATATGTCACTAGAAAAGTATTTAACAAgtctattttttatgttaactTTGTTAACGATGGTGCCCACGAAAGGCGAAGGCCTTGcaaacatttgtttaaatatcaaCGACATTCTGTCGCTAAATTTTATGCCTGGAACACTTCTTGAAAGAATCGGGACTGACTTCATTGAGTCAAATGAAACAACCCTTACTAACGATATTAACAAACCAGGTATGGTACTTGATGGGAGCTTCAAAAATGCTCTGCAGACCATGAATTTTCACAG ATCAATGATGAACCAGTATCTCTGCAGAAATTACATGGCTAATCAAATAGTGTCAGACATCACAAACAGGACCACTTTTAAACGCAGGATGAGTAATGTAGATGGCGAAACAATGAATCAAGCGTCAGTTGAAACCGAGAATCTACAGAAGAACTTTTTGTTAGATCAAGGATCTTTAACTTATCAGGAATGGCTCCGCAA GAGCGCCACACTTGAGGACATATTCAGGCACTATAGTCAAATGGATGAAGAACCAATCAAGAAAAGTGATGAAGACGCAGATGTAACGAAGACCCTAAACACTAATCAGGCTGATAGGGATTTTCATGGAATTTCATATGATCCTGCAG ATTATATTATAAACCACGAAGGAGTACTACCGCATTTTTCTTACCCGCCTCAACATTCAATCATCgacaaaaagttttcaaaggaCGAAAAACTGGCGGACGTTTTTGAAGTAGCTCTTACCGCCTTGGCTTACCTCTCGTTCGGCATCTTCATTGTACATTTGATCATGAGTATATCTGCAGTG AGAAACCCTCAAATGACCACTTTAAACTCCAGAATAGTGGTTGTATATCCTAGATCTCCAGCTTTATATC ATTCGTATGAATCCGACGAATCGTCCCCTGGTTCCTCCTTTACTACTGAGGAATACATTAACAG ttATGAGGAAGATCCACAACCAAGAACCTCCTCTGATTCTTCAGTGGCAAACGAACTCGCCAAACGATTACTCACCATATTAGATTCGGCTTTAATAGCTGCAAGAGACAAAGGCCGGTGTTTTAAAAGAGCCATCTGCAGCGCAGCTAAATATTCCAGAGATTTGCATGGAAATAGCAAATTATTTATGGGATTTTTGAG CTTTGGGGCCAGTTGGCTGTCAGACAAAATTTCAGAGAAAGCTTTGGCTAAAAGTGAAGGATTACAGGCAGCTATTCTTGGACTAGGGGATGCCAGTTGTGACATGATTTATGTTTGCGGAGGTTTTTAG
- the LOC136341282 gene encoding uncharacterized protein isoform X3, with protein sequence MLDATGRRNAPLSRNMSLEKYLTSLFFMLTLLTMVPTKGEGLANICLNINDILSLNFMPGTLLERIGTDFIESNETTLTNDINKPGMVLDGSFKNALQTMNFHRSMMNQYLCRNYMANQIVSDITNRTTFKRRMSNVDGETMNQASVETENLQKNFLLDQGSLTYQEWLRKSATLEDIFRHYSQMDEEPIKKSDEDADVTKTLNTNQADRDFHGISYDPADYIINHEGVLPHFSYPPQHSIIDKKFSKDEKLADVFEVALTALAYLSFGIFIVHLIMSISAVRNPQMTTLNSRIVVVYPRSPALYHSYESDESSPGSSFTTEEYINRLRPHYHRYNTINNYCSLKLNISIKL encoded by the exons ATGCTTGATGCCACTGGTCGAAGAAACGCTCCTTTAAGTCGTAATATGTCACTAGAAAAGTATTTAACAAgtctattttttatgttaactTTGTTAACGATGGTGCCCACGAAAGGCGAAGGCCTTGcaaacatttgtttaaatatcaaCGACATTCTGTCGCTAAATTTTATGCCTGGAACACTTCTTGAAAGAATCGGGACTGACTTCATTGAGTCAAATGAAACAACCCTTACTAACGATATTAACAAACCAGGTATGGTACTTGATGGGAGCTTCAAAAATGCTCTGCAGACCATGAATTTTCACAG ATCAATGATGAACCAGTATCTCTGCAGAAATTACATGGCTAATCAAATAGTGTCAGACATCACAAACAGGACCACTTTTAAACGCAGGATGAGTAATGTAGATGGCGAAACAATGAATCAAGCGTCAGTTGAAACCGAGAATCTACAGAAGAACTTTTTGTTAGATCAAGGATCTTTAACTTATCAGGAATGGCTCCGCAA GAGCGCCACACTTGAGGACATATTCAGGCACTATAGTCAAATGGATGAAGAACCAATCAAGAAAAGTGATGAAGACGCAGATGTAACGAAGACCCTAAACACTAATCAGGCTGATAGGGATTTTCATGGAATTTCATATGATCCTGCAG ATTATATTATAAACCACGAAGGAGTACTACCGCATTTTTCTTACCCGCCTCAACATTCAATCATCgacaaaaagttttcaaaggaCGAAAAACTGGCGGACGTTTTTGAAGTAGCTCTTACCGCCTTGGCTTACCTCTCGTTCGGCATCTTCATTGTACATTTGATCATGAGTATATCTGCAGTG AGAAACCCTCAAATGACCACTTTAAACTCCAGAATAGTGGTTGTATATCCTAGATCTCCAGCTTTATATC ATTCGTATGAATCCGACGAATCGTCCCCTGGTTCCTCCTTTACTACTGAGGAATACATTAACAG ATTACGACCACACTACCACAGATATAACACGattaacaattattgttccttaaaattgaatatttcaattaagttATGA